From Solwaraspora sp. WMMD1047, the proteins below share one genomic window:
- a CDS encoding TIGR03621 family F420-dependent LLM class oxidoreductase: MTGPRGFRFTTSMPPLDRPVPRWRAEIRRIEDLGFSSVSVSDHLTGGWSMDPVVAMTVAAEATSRLRVLALVLGNDLRHPAVLHRSLANLDVFSGGRLEIGLGAGWLRADHDAAGLPFDPPAVRVARLAESVAVLTALFGGGPVHHAGRHYRLTGLVGLPRPVQRPRPPLLVGGGGRRVLELAGRCADIVGINPRLAPDVDPLAAAAELGPDGLARKVGWARAAAVAAGRDPAALEFQLRMFDVRVTHRGVRHRSTSSHARSVPESVLAASPAVLRGDVAECVDHLFAVRERFGISYLHLGGNLAAAAPIVARLAGR; encoded by the coding sequence ATGACCGGGCCGCGTGGGTTCCGCTTCACCACCTCGATGCCGCCGCTGGACCGGCCGGTGCCGCGGTGGCGGGCCGAGATCCGGCGGATCGAGGACCTCGGCTTCAGCTCGGTGTCGGTCTCCGACCACCTGACCGGCGGCTGGTCGATGGACCCGGTGGTGGCGATGACGGTCGCGGCCGAGGCGACGAGCCGACTGCGGGTGCTCGCCCTGGTCCTCGGCAACGACCTGCGGCACCCGGCGGTGCTGCACCGGTCGCTGGCCAACCTCGATGTCTTCTCCGGCGGTCGGTTAGAGATCGGGTTGGGCGCCGGGTGGTTGCGCGCCGACCACGACGCGGCCGGGCTGCCGTTCGACCCCCCGGCGGTACGGGTGGCGCGGCTGGCCGAGTCGGTGGCGGTGCTGACCGCGCTGTTCGGGGGCGGCCCGGTCCACCACGCGGGCCGGCACTACCGGCTGACCGGGCTGGTCGGGCTGCCCCGGCCGGTCCAGCGTCCGCGCCCGCCGCTGCTGGTCGGTGGCGGTGGTCGGCGGGTGCTGGAGCTGGCCGGGCGGTGCGCGGACATCGTCGGGATCAACCCCCGGCTGGCCCCGGACGTCGACCCGCTCGCGGCGGCCGCCGAGCTGGGTCCGGACGGGCTGGCCCGCAAGGTGGGTTGGGCGCGGGCTGCGGCGGTGGCGGCCGGCCGCGACCCGGCGGCGCTGGAGTTCCAGCTGCGGATGTTCGACGTGCGGGTGACGCACCGGGGGGTGCGGCACCGGTCGACGTCCAGCCACGCCCGGTCGGTGCCGGAGTCGGTGTTGGCCGCCTCGCCCGCGGTGCTGCGCGGCGATGTGGCCGAGTGTGTGGACCACCTGTTCGCGGTCCGGGAACGGTTCGGCATCAGCTATCTGCATCTGGGCGGCAACCTGGCGGCGGCCGCGCCGATCGTGGCCCGGCTGGCCGGTCGGTGA
- a CDS encoding acetyl-CoA C-acetyltransferase, giving the protein MTSVIVSGARTPMGRLLGNLKDLPATRLGAVAIAAALERAGIPGDQVQYVIMGQVLQAGAGQIPARQAAVEAGIPMSVPALTINKVCLSGLDAIALADQLIRAGEFDIVVAGGMESMTNAPHLLLGQRTGYKYGDVVVRDHMAIDGLTDAWDCCSMGESTERHNAGRGIDRAAQDAFAAASHQRAAAAQKNGAFAEEIAPVRIPQRKGDPLVISEDEGIRPDTTVDTLAKLRPAFSADGTITAGSSSPISDGACAVLVMSRTKATELGLSWLAEIGAHGNVAGPDNSLHSQPSAAIDHALRKAGLTVADLDLIEINEAFAAVGVQSTRDLGVDPEIVNVNGGAIALGHPIGMSGARLVLTLAYELRRRGGGTGAAALCGGGGQGDALIIHVPAAG; this is encoded by the coding sequence ATGACTTCGGTGATCGTCAGCGGCGCGCGTACCCCGATGGGCCGGCTGCTGGGCAACCTGAAGGACCTGCCGGCCACCCGGCTCGGCGCCGTGGCGATCGCCGCCGCGCTGGAGCGGGCCGGCATCCCCGGCGACCAGGTGCAGTACGTGATCATGGGGCAGGTGCTGCAGGCCGGCGCCGGCCAGATCCCGGCCCGGCAGGCGGCCGTGGAGGCCGGCATCCCGATGTCGGTGCCGGCGCTGACCATCAACAAGGTCTGCCTCTCCGGGCTCGACGCGATCGCCCTGGCCGACCAGCTGATCCGGGCCGGCGAGTTCGACATCGTGGTGGCCGGCGGGATGGAGTCGATGACCAACGCCCCGCACCTGCTGCTCGGCCAGCGCACCGGCTACAAGTACGGTGACGTGGTGGTACGCGACCACATGGCCATCGACGGCCTGACCGACGCCTGGGACTGCTGCTCGATGGGGGAGTCCACCGAGCGGCACAACGCCGGGCGGGGCATCGACCGCGCCGCGCAGGACGCCTTCGCGGCGGCCAGCCACCAGCGCGCGGCCGCCGCGCAGAAGAACGGTGCGTTCGCCGAGGAGATCGCCCCGGTCCGGATTCCCCAGCGCAAGGGCGACCCGCTGGTGATCAGCGAGGACGAGGGAATCCGGCCGGACACCACCGTCGACACCCTCGCCAAGCTGCGCCCGGCGTTCAGCGCCGACGGCACGATCACCGCCGGCAGCTCCTCGCCGATCTCCGACGGCGCCTGCGCGGTGCTGGTGATGAGCAGGACGAAGGCGACCGAGCTGGGCCTGAGCTGGCTCGCCGAGATCGGCGCGCACGGCAACGTGGCCGGGCCGGACAACTCCCTGCACTCCCAGCCGTCCGCCGCCATCGACCACGCGCTGCGCAAGGCCGGCCTGACCGTCGCCGACCTGGACCTGATCGAGATCAACGAGGCGTTCGCCGCGGTCGGCGTCCAGTCGACCCGGGACCTCGGCGTGGATCCGGAGATCGTCAACGTCAACGGCGGGGCGATCGCGCTCGGCCACCCGATCGGGATGTCCGGCGCCCGGCTGGTGCTGACGCTGGCGTACGAGCTGCGCCGGCGCGGCGGCGGCACCGGCGCGGCCGCGCTCTGCGGCGGCGGCGGCCAGGGCGACGCGCTGATCATCCACGTACCCGCGGCCGGATGA
- the meaB gene encoding methylmalonyl Co-A mutase-associated GTPase MeaB, whose amino-acid sequence MTGPAAAAGSIRRSRDVPMLVERARGGDPRAVARLITLVESGDELLPEVAAGLAPYTGKAQVVGLTGSPGVGKSTTTNELVRQLRARGHRVGVLAVDPSSPFTGGAILGDRVRMQDHATDPGVYIRSMSSRGHLGGLAAATPQAVRVLEGAGCDVVLVETVGVGQAEVEVASLADTTLVLLAPGMGDAIQAVKAGILEIADIFVVNKADRDGADATVRDIQGMIALGERGPGQWRPQVVRAVAVRAEGIDEVASAIEKHRGWLVEHGELRRRREARAAAEVEAIALGTLREKLGSVRHGTALPALAARVADGTLDPYAAATELLDQLDH is encoded by the coding sequence ATGACCGGACCGGCGGCGGCAGCGGGCAGCATCCGGCGCAGCCGGGACGTGCCGATGCTTGTCGAGCGCGCCCGGGGCGGCGACCCCCGGGCGGTGGCCCGGCTGATCACCCTGGTCGAGTCCGGCGACGAACTGCTCCCCGAGGTGGCGGCCGGGCTGGCCCCGTACACGGGGAAGGCCCAGGTGGTCGGCCTGACCGGCTCGCCGGGGGTGGGCAAGTCGACCACCACCAACGAGCTGGTCCGGCAGTTGCGGGCCCGGGGACACCGGGTCGGCGTGCTGGCGGTCGATCCGTCCAGCCCGTTCACCGGCGGGGCGATCCTCGGCGACCGGGTCCGGATGCAGGACCACGCCACCGACCCCGGCGTCTACATCCGGTCGATGTCCAGCCGGGGACATCTCGGCGGGCTGGCGGCGGCCACTCCGCAGGCGGTGCGGGTGCTGGAGGGCGCCGGCTGCGACGTGGTCCTGGTGGAGACCGTCGGGGTCGGCCAGGCCGAGGTCGAGGTGGCCTCGCTGGCCGACACCACGCTGGTGCTGCTCGCCCCCGGCATGGGCGACGCGATCCAGGCGGTGAAGGCCGGCATCCTGGAGATCGCCGACATCTTCGTGGTGAACAAGGCCGACCGGGACGGCGCGGACGCCACCGTCCGCGACATCCAGGGCATGATCGCGCTCGGCGAGCGCGGTCCGGGCCAGTGGCGCCCGCAGGTGGTCCGGGCGGTGGCCGTGCGGGCCGAGGGGATCGACGAGGTCGCCTCGGCCATCGAGAAGCACCGCGGCTGGCTGGTCGAGCACGGCGAACTGCGCCGCCGGCGCGAGGCGCGGGCCGCCGCCGAGGTCGAGGCCATCGCGCTCGGCACGCTCCGGGAGAAGTTGGGCTCGGTCCGCCACGGTACGGCGTTGCCGGCGCTCGCCGCCCGGGTCGCCGACGGCACCCTCGACCCGTACGCCGCCGCCACCGAACTACTCGACCAACTCGATCACTGA
- the mce gene encoding methylmalonyl-CoA epimerase, protein MTEETSPEPAAELVTGIGLLRIDHVGVAVADLDAAIAFYERVFGMRCVHTETNPEQGVREAMLAVGPSVAGGCLQLLAPLSADSPIGKFLDRNGPGLQQVAYTVADVAAASAALRDRGLRLLYDTPRRGTADSRINFVHPKDAGGVLVELVEPAPGH, encoded by the coding sequence ATGACGGAAGAGACCTCGCCCGAGCCCGCTGCCGAGTTGGTCACAGGGATCGGCCTGCTCCGCATCGATCACGTCGGCGTCGCGGTGGCCGATCTGGATGCCGCGATCGCATTCTACGAGCGGGTCTTCGGGATGCGCTGCGTGCACACCGAGACCAACCCGGAGCAGGGGGTCCGGGAGGCGATGCTGGCGGTCGGGCCGTCCGTCGCGGGCGGCTGCCTGCAGTTGCTGGCGCCGCTGTCGGCCGACTCGCCGATCGGGAAGTTCCTGGACCGCAACGGGCCGGGGTTGCAGCAGGTGGCGTACACGGTCGCCGACGTGGCGGCCGCGTCGGCGGCGCTGCGCGACCGGGGGCTGCGGCTGCTCTACGACACCCCACGACGGGGTACGGCGGACTCGCGGATCAACTTCGTCCATCCGAAGGACGCGGGCGGGGTCCTGGTGGAGCTGGTCGAGCCGGCGCCGGGACACTGA
- a CDS encoding methylmalonyl-CoA mutase family protein, translating into MNADEIAAGRARWQARYDAASKRTADFTTLSGTTVDPVYGPPEGADHPGFERIGWPGEFPYTRGLYPTGYRGRTWTIRQFAGFGNARQTNERYKMILGAGGGGLSVAFDMPTLMGRDSDDPQALGEVGHCGVAIDSAADMQTLFDGIDLAGVTTSMTISGPAVPIFCMYLVAAERQGADLSRLDGTLQTDIFKEYIAQKEWLFDPEPHLRLIGDLMEYCAAEIPRYKPLSVSGYHIREAGSTAAQELAYTLADGFGYVELGLSRGLDINTFAPGLSFFFDSHLDFFEEIAKFRAARRIWARWLRDVYGATDERALWLRFHTQTAGVSLTAQQPVNNVVRTAVEALAAVLGGTNSLHTNALDETLALPTDESAEIALRTQQVLMEEIGLTNVADPLGGSWYVEALTDRIEAEAEEIFARIRGLAGDGPHPIGPMTAGILRGIEDGWFTGQIAESAFAYQQALEKGDKKIVGVNCHTGTVAKELEILRVSHEVEVEQRRLLAGRKAARDTPAVEAAIARLVEVSRTDGNLIPAMLDAARAEATLGEICDALRTEWGIYREPARF; encoded by the coding sequence ATGAACGCCGACGAGATCGCCGCCGGCCGGGCCCGCTGGCAGGCCCGGTACGACGCCGCGAGCAAGCGGACCGCGGACTTCACCACCCTCTCCGGGACGACCGTCGACCCGGTGTACGGGCCACCCGAAGGCGCCGACCACCCCGGCTTCGAACGGATCGGCTGGCCGGGCGAGTTCCCGTACACCCGGGGGTTGTATCCGACCGGCTATCGCGGGCGGACCTGGACCATCCGGCAGTTCGCCGGATTCGGCAACGCCCGGCAGACCAACGAGCGGTACAAGATGATCCTCGGCGCCGGCGGCGGCGGGCTGTCGGTGGCGTTCGACATGCCCACCCTGATGGGGCGCGACTCCGACGACCCGCAGGCGCTCGGCGAGGTGGGCCACTGCGGGGTGGCCATCGACTCGGCCGCCGACATGCAGACCCTCTTCGACGGTATCGACCTGGCCGGCGTCACCACCTCGATGACCATCTCCGGGCCGGCGGTGCCGATCTTCTGCATGTACCTGGTCGCCGCCGAGCGCCAGGGCGCCGACCTGTCCCGGTTGGACGGCACCCTGCAGACCGACATCTTCAAGGAGTACATCGCCCAGAAGGAGTGGCTGTTCGACCCCGAGCCGCACCTGCGGCTGATCGGCGACCTGATGGAGTACTGCGCGGCTGAGATCCCCCGGTACAAGCCGCTGTCGGTCTCCGGCTACCACATCCGGGAGGCCGGCTCGACCGCCGCCCAGGAACTGGCGTACACGCTCGCCGACGGGTTCGGCTACGTCGAACTGGGGCTGTCGCGCGGGCTGGACATCAACACGTTCGCGCCCGGACTGAGCTTCTTCTTCGACTCCCACCTCGACTTCTTCGAGGAGATCGCCAAGTTCCGGGCCGCCCGGCGGATCTGGGCCCGGTGGCTGCGCGACGTCTACGGCGCCACCGACGAACGGGCCCTCTGGCTGCGCTTCCACACCCAGACCGCCGGGGTGTCGCTGACCGCCCAACAGCCGGTCAACAACGTGGTACGCACCGCCGTCGAGGCCCTCGCCGCGGTGCTCGGCGGCACCAACTCGCTGCACACCAACGCACTCGACGAGACGCTGGCGCTGCCGACCGACGAATCGGCGGAGATCGCCCTGCGTACCCAGCAGGTGCTGATGGAGGAGATCGGCCTGACGAACGTGGCCGACCCGCTCGGCGGCTCCTGGTACGTCGAGGCGCTCACCGACCGGATCGAGGCCGAGGCGGAGGAGATCTTCGCCCGGATCCGGGGGCTGGCCGGCGACGGCCCGCACCCGATCGGGCCGATGACCGCCGGCATCCTGCGCGGCATCGAGGACGGCTGGTTCACCGGCCAGATCGCCGAGTCCGCCTTCGCCTACCAGCAGGCCCTGGAGAAGGGCGACAAGAAGATCGTCGGGGTGAACTGCCACACCGGTACGGTCGCCAAGGAACTGGAGATCCTGCGCGTCTCGCACGAGGTGGAGGTCGAGCAGCGCCGGCTGCTGGCGGGGCGGAAGGCGGCCCGGGACACCCCCGCCGTCGAGGCGGCGATCGCCCGGCTGGTCGAGGTGTCCCGCACCGACGGCAACCTGATCCCGGCCATGCTCGACGCGGCCCGCGCCGAGGCCACCCTCGGGGAGATCTGCGACGCGTTGCGCACCGAATGGGGCATCTACCGCGAACCGGCCCGGTTCTGA
- a CDS encoding ATP-binding cassette domain-containing protein: protein MSRTVRVDAITVGYGRGEPVLRGVSAVAEPGRMLAVTGPSGAGKTTLLWAMAGLLRPVEGSVTVDGEPLRDRDDAVGRGVVLVPQDNGLAAILTAGENLQVALIAAGAPPVDARRSSAAALERLGLAGQTDQLVEELSGGQQQRTAIARGLALGGDVLLADEVTSELDAGNRQRVLELLREEADRGAAVVFATHDAEAAAACDAELHLLDGRAELLRAAPIAA, encoded by the coding sequence GTGAGCAGGACGGTGCGGGTCGATGCGATAACGGTCGGGTACGGCAGGGGCGAGCCCGTGCTGCGCGGGGTGTCGGCGGTGGCCGAGCCGGGCCGGATGCTCGCCGTCACCGGCCCGTCCGGGGCGGGCAAGACCACCCTGCTCTGGGCGATGGCCGGCCTGCTGCGACCGGTCGAGGGCAGCGTCACCGTGGACGGCGAACCGCTGCGCGACCGGGACGACGCGGTCGGTCGGGGCGTGGTGCTGGTGCCCCAGGACAACGGCCTCGCCGCGATCCTGACCGCCGGGGAGAACCTTCAGGTCGCGCTGATCGCCGCCGGCGCGCCGCCGGTCGACGCCCGCCGGTCCAGCGCCGCCGCGCTGGAACGACTCGGCCTGGCCGGTCAGACCGACCAGCTCGTCGAGGAGCTCTCCGGTGGCCAGCAGCAGCGCACCGCGATCGCGCGCGGCCTGGCGCTCGGCGGCGACGTCCTGCTGGCCGACGAGGTGACGAGCGAGCTGGACGCCGGCAACCGCCAGCGCGTGCTGGAGCTGCTGCGCGAGGAGGCCGACCGGGGCGCGGCGGTGGTGTTCGCGACCCACGACGCCGAGGCGGCGGCCGCCTGCGACGCCGAACTGCACCTCCTGGACGGCCGGGCCGAACTGCTCCGCGCCGCCCCCATCGCAGCCTGA
- a CDS encoding ATP-binding cassette domain-containing protein, protein MTGLAVACRRVVHIYRAGAGDVVALSGVDLSINPGEMLALVGPSGSGKSTLVALLAGLMRPSAGRVSVGTYDLGKLTDSEISRLRGTEIGVVLQGAARNLLPYATLHRNVWLAQRRAAATAGISLDDPERILDLVGLANQGTAKIDQLAPGARQRAALAVGIAASPGLLLVDEPTSQLDTHGRDEVLAALETVNAERGTTIVVVTHDGEVGARLGRAVTIRDGRVGAEGRDGQDFAVVAGDGTVQLPPEVLSEFPPGTLFTVDRVDGTVSLVIGGAGPLPDGVPPAPGPAADTGRPA, encoded by the coding sequence GTGACTGGACTGGCGGTGGCGTGTCGGCGCGTGGTGCACATCTATCGGGCCGGCGCGGGGGACGTGGTGGCGCTCTCCGGGGTCGATCTGTCGATCAACCCGGGGGAGATGCTCGCGCTCGTCGGCCCGTCCGGGTCTGGTAAGTCCACCCTGGTCGCGCTGCTCGCCGGCCTGATGCGGCCGTCCGCCGGCCGGGTCAGCGTCGGCACCTACGACCTCGGCAAGCTCACCGACTCCGAGATCTCCCGGCTGCGCGGCACCGAGATCGGGGTGGTCCTGCAGGGCGCCGCCCGCAACCTGCTGCCGTACGCGACGCTGCACCGCAACGTCTGGCTGGCCCAGCGCCGGGCCGCCGCCACCGCCGGGATCTCACTTGACGACCCCGAGCGGATCCTCGACCTGGTCGGCCTCGCCAACCAGGGCACCGCCAAGATCGACCAGCTGGCCCCCGGCGCCCGCCAGCGGGCCGCCCTGGCCGTCGGCATCGCCGCCTCACCCGGACTGCTCCTGGTCGACGAGCCGACCAGCCAGCTCGACACCCACGGCCGGGACGAGGTGCTGGCCGCCCTGGAGACCGTCAACGCCGAACGCGGCACCACCATCGTGGTGGTCACCCACGACGGCGAGGTCGGCGCCCGGCTCGGCCGGGCGGTGACCATCCGGGACGGCCGGGTCGGCGCCGAGGGACGCGACGGGCAGGACTTCGCCGTCGTCGCCGGCGACGGCACGGTGCAGCTGCCACCCGAGGTGCTCAGCGAATTCCCGCCCGGCACCCTGTTCACCGTCGACCGCGTCGACGGGACGGTCAGCCTCGTGATCGGGGGCGCCGGCCCGCTGCCCGACGGCGTACCGCCCGCGCCCGGGCCGGCGGCGGACACTGGCCGGCCGGCCTGA
- a CDS encoding VOC family protein has protein sequence MTSSIRWISIDCADPYPLSRFYGTVTGWSTDDEDQPGHDECAVLPPAPGHPGLLFTRVPEMKAGKNRLHLDLQPLDCTRDEEVERVVALGATLIADRRGRGQGWIVLADPEGNEFCMNTSPAERDTSG, from the coding sequence GTGACCTCTTCCATCCGCTGGATCTCTATTGACTGTGCCGATCCTTATCCGCTGTCCCGTTTCTACGGAACCGTGACCGGATGGTCAACTGACGATGAAGACCAGCCCGGCCACGACGAGTGCGCCGTGCTGCCGCCTGCGCCAGGGCACCCTGGCCTGCTGTTTACCCGCGTTCCGGAGATGAAGGCAGGCAAGAACCGGCTGCACCTCGATCTGCAGCCGTTGGACTGCACCCGAGACGAGGAGGTCGAACGGGTCGTCGCGCTTGGTGCCACGCTCATCGCGGACCGGCGTGGCCGAGGACAAGGCTGGATCGTGCTCGCCGACCCGGAGGGCAACGAGTTCTGCATGAACACGAGTCCCGCCGAGCGTGACACGTCTGGATGA
- a CDS encoding PIG-L family deacetylase: MTAGLRLTGVRSVVLLGAHPDDIEIGAGGLLLALGELPDLRVHYVLLTGTPARQAEARAAATAFLPAARVSLALHDLPDGRVPARWLAAKEIVESVAAAADADLVVAPDPDDAHQDHATLARLVPTAFRAGLLLHYEIPKWDGDLNRRNVYLPLTEERVRRKAALLRGCYPSQAGRDWWDEEVFLGLARLRGMECRSRYAEAYRCDKAVVTL; encoded by the coding sequence GTGACCGCCGGCCTCCGGCTCACCGGCGTACGGTCCGTCGTGCTGCTCGGGGCGCACCCGGACGACATCGAGATCGGCGCCGGTGGGCTGCTGCTCGCGCTCGGCGAGCTGCCCGACCTGCGGGTGCACTACGTCCTGCTGACCGGTACACCGGCCCGGCAGGCCGAGGCGCGGGCCGCGGCGACGGCGTTCCTGCCCGCCGCCCGGGTCAGCCTGGCCCTGCACGACCTGCCGGACGGGCGGGTGCCGGCCCGCTGGCTGGCCGCCAAGGAGATCGTCGAATCCGTCGCGGCGGCGGCCGACGCGGATCTGGTCGTCGCGCCCGACCCTGACGACGCCCACCAGGACCACGCCACCCTGGCCCGGCTGGTCCCCACCGCGTTCCGGGCCGGACTGCTGCTGCACTACGAGATCCCGAAGTGGGACGGCGACCTGAACCGGCGCAACGTCTATCTGCCGCTGACCGAGGAGCGGGTCCGGCGGAAGGCGGCGCTGCTGCGCGGGTGCTACCCGTCGCAGGCCGGCCGGGACTGGTGGGACGAGGAGGTCTTCCTCGGCCTGGCCCGGCTGCGCGGGATGGAGTGCCGCAGCCGGTACGCCGAGGCGTACCGCTGTGACAAGGCGGTCGTCACGCTGTGA
- a CDS encoding Asp23/Gls24 family envelope stress response protein, whose protein sequence is MTEIATGIPGQRRDDSPEAGTGPVADGLEQATEAGGPGPAGTAFERFGDRAGEAVDRAGDAVERAAAASGRVASQVVDRLRNSAELAAERGTTIIADEVVEKIAGIAAREVPGVYDLGGDVARFFASVKDRIGLGDDDDDAARGMSVELDGRSAVVNITLVIEYGFVVHSVTERVRAKVIGAIENLLGLDVTEVNIRVDDVHVEDAGPVGDDEARAADDPA, encoded by the coding sequence ATGACCGAGATCGCGACCGGGATTCCGGGACAGCGCCGCGACGATTCGCCGGAGGCCGGCACCGGGCCGGTCGCCGACGGGCTGGAGCAGGCCACCGAGGCGGGTGGGCCGGGTCCGGCCGGGACCGCCTTCGAACGGTTCGGCGACCGGGCCGGCGAGGCGGTCGACCGGGCCGGGGACGCCGTCGAGCGGGCCGCCGCCGCGTCCGGGCGGGTCGCCTCGCAGGTGGTCGACCGGCTGCGCAACAGCGCCGAGCTGGCCGCCGAGCGGGGTACCACGATCATCGCCGACGAGGTGGTGGAGAAGATCGCCGGCATCGCCGCCCGCGAGGTGCCCGGGGTGTACGACCTCGGCGGCGACGTGGCCCGGTTCTTCGCCTCGGTCAAGGACCGGATCGGGTTGGGCGACGATGACGACGACGCGGCCCGGGGCATGTCGGTCGAGCTCGACGGCCGCAGCGCCGTCGTCAACATCACCCTGGTCATCGAGTACGGCTTCGTCGTGCACTCGGTGACCGAGCGGGTCCGGGCCAAGGTGATCGGTGCGATCGAGAACCTGCTCGGCCTGGACGTCACCGAGGTGAACATCCGGGTCGACGACGTGCACGTCGAGGACGCCGGACCGGTCGGAGACGACGAGGCGAGGGCAGCCGACGACCCGGCGTGA
- a CDS encoding cell division protein DivIVA: MPQQQSSPLTFFDNANSQPDFTVALRGYDREQVNSHLGRLTAALTQSEQARAEAEQRMNDAQRRLRQAEQRLNAVEQKLTDTNKQLEENSRPTLSGLGTRVEQILRLAEEQANDHRGEAKRESEGILSAARLEAREITDKARAEAAAMKASAEREAGSVRTAAEREAAEVRVQARREADTLRADADRETKQLRTVTAHEVAELKSTVEREVATLRATAEREITQQRAKAARDAEEKRAEATKLLTDARDKRDKDLQALELQLAERREKAEREESERHAAQVAQTQKLVSEAEQRARAAQDRAKEIEQRAEARRIESERNANETVDKAKALADKTLNEARAEAHRLINEARTEAELTTQTARREVEDLTRQKDAVTSQLGQMLSGLAGIVPTVGQAAKGADAQPAGKDESDDKKVPAEA; the protein is encoded by the coding sequence ATGCCCCAGCAGCAGTCCTCCCCTCTTACATTCTTCGATAACGCCAACTCGCAGCCCGACTTCACCGTCGCCCTGCGCGGCTACGACCGCGAGCAGGTCAACAGCCATCTTGGCCGGTTGACCGCCGCGCTGACCCAGTCCGAACAGGCGCGCGCCGAGGCCGAGCAGCGGATGAACGACGCCCAGCGTCGGCTCCGACAGGCCGAGCAACGCCTCAACGCGGTGGAGCAGAAGCTCACCGACACGAACAAGCAGCTCGAGGAGAACAGCCGACCCACCCTCTCCGGTCTGGGCACCCGGGTCGAGCAGATTCTCCGGTTGGCCGAGGAGCAGGCCAACGACCACCGCGGCGAGGCCAAGCGCGAGTCGGAGGGGATCCTCTCCGCGGCCCGGCTGGAGGCGCGGGAGATCACCGACAAGGCCCGTGCCGAGGCCGCGGCCATGAAGGCCAGCGCCGAGCGGGAGGCCGGCAGCGTCCGCACCGCCGCCGAGCGGGAGGCAGCCGAGGTCCGGGTGCAGGCCCGTCGGGAGGCCGACACGCTGCGCGCCGACGCCGACCGGGAGACCAAGCAGCTGCGTACGGTCACCGCGCACGAGGTCGCCGAGCTGAAGTCGACGGTGGAGCGCGAGGTGGCGACCCTGCGGGCGACCGCCGAGCGGGAGATCACCCAGCAGCGGGCGAAGGCGGCCCGGGATGCCGAGGAGAAGCGCGCCGAGGCGACCAAGCTGCTCACCGACGCCCGGGACAAGCGGGACAAGGACCTGCAGGCGCTGGAGCTGCAGCTCGCCGAGCGCCGGGAGAAGGCAGAGCGCGAGGAGTCCGAGCGGCACGCCGCCCAGGTCGCGCAGACCCAGAAGCTGGTCAGCGAGGCCGAGCAGCGGGCCCGCGCCGCGCAGGACCGGGCCAAGGAGATCGAGCAGCGGGCCGAGGCCCGCCGGATCGAGTCCGAGCGCAACGCCAACGAGACCGTCGACAAGGCGAAGGCGCTGGCGGACAAGACCCTCAACGAGGCGCGCGCCGAGGCGCACCGGTTGATCAACGAGGCGCGTACCGAGGCCGAGCTGACCACCCAGACCGCCCGCCGCGAGGTCGAGGACCTGACCCGGCAGAAGGACGCGGTCACCTCGCAGCTCGGTCAGATGCTCTCCGGTCTGGCCGGCATCGTGCCGACGGTGGGGCAGGCGGCCAAGGGGGCGGACGCCCAGCCGGCCGGCAAGGACGAGTCGGACGACAAGAAGGTGCCGGCGGAGGCGTGA